One genomic segment of Xyrauchen texanus isolate HMW12.3.18 chromosome 5, RBS_HiC_50CHRs, whole genome shotgun sequence includes these proteins:
- the LOC127644286 gene encoding UPF0687 protein C20orf27 homolog isoform X2, which yields MLQDKVITALPEPDGAYLVKVGFLRSHHKYEIGFSLPHVPTLGKDVSLSPALRTTARPRLRATRITPRPEGGVRVVCEYSAQQEGVVQEELALVNRSRRDSSVKVRLQARVMERHHGTPMLLDGVRCIGEEKHVTSKNNETKKM from the exons ATGCTTCAGGATAAAGTCATCACTGCTCTACCAGAGCCTGATGGTGCATATCTTGTTAAG GTGGGATTTTTAAGGAGCCATCACAAATATGAAATTGGCTTCTCTTTGCCACATGTCCCCACGCTGGGCAAAGATGTCTCCCTTTCCCCGGCACTCCGGACTACAGCAAGACCACGTCTACGTGCAACACGCATCACACCACGCCCTGAGG GGGGAGTGAGGGTGGTTTGTGAGTACAGCGCTCAGCAGGAGGGAGTGGTACAGGAGGAACTCGCTCTGGTCAACAGGAGCAGAAGGGACAGCAGTGTCAAAGTTAGATTACAGGCCAGAGTCATGG AGCGCCACCATGGGACACCAATGTTACTTGATGGAGTGCGATGTATTGGAGAAGAAAAACATGTCACCTccaaaaataatgaaacaaagaAGATGTGA
- the LOC127644286 gene encoding UPF0687 protein C20orf27 homolog isoform X1, protein MASGRKGSTSKGGIVHFPDDEEDATINNSCDEMLQDKVITALPEPDGAYLVKVGFLRSHHKYEIGFSLPHVPTLGKDVSLSPALRTTARPRLRATRITPRPEGGVRVVCEYSAQQEGVVQEELALVNRSRRDSSVKVRLQARVMERHHGTPMLLDGVRCIGEEKHVTSKNNETKKM, encoded by the exons ATGGCATCAGGAAGGAAAG GCTCCACTTCAAAAGGTGGAATAGTGCATTTCCCTGATGATGAGGAAGATGCTACCATTAACAATAGTTGTGATGAAATGCTTCAGGATAAAGTCATCACTGCTCTACCAGAGCCTGATGGTGCATATCTTGTTAAG GTGGGATTTTTAAGGAGCCATCACAAATATGAAATTGGCTTCTCTTTGCCACATGTCCCCACGCTGGGCAAAGATGTCTCCCTTTCCCCGGCACTCCGGACTACAGCAAGACCACGTCTACGTGCAACACGCATCACACCACGCCCTGAGG GGGGAGTGAGGGTGGTTTGTGAGTACAGCGCTCAGCAGGAGGGAGTGGTACAGGAGGAACTCGCTCTGGTCAACAGGAGCAGAAGGGACAGCAGTGTCAAAGTTAGATTACAGGCCAGAGTCATGG AGCGCCACCATGGGACACCAATGTTACTTGATGGAGTGCGATGTATTGGAGAAGAAAAACATGTCACCTccaaaaataatgaaacaaagaAGATGTGA